GGTTGGCTGCCCGCCGAGGTCCGTTCGCTGTACCGCACCGCGTGGGAGCTGCCGCAGCGCGCCCTGATCGACCTGGCCGCGGCCCGCATGCCGTACCTCGACCAGAGCCAGTCGCTGAACCTGTTCATGGCGGCGCCGACCATCGGCAAGCTCAGCTCGATGTACGCCTACGCGTGGAAGGTCGGTCTCAAGACCACCTACTACCTGCGTTCGCGCCCGGCCACCCGCATCGCCCAGGCCGCCCCCGGCGCCGCCCGTGCCGCCGCGCCCGTGCCGGTCAACACCCCGACCCTCACCCCGGAGCAGGAAGCCGCCCTCGCCTGCTCCCTGGAGAACCCCGAGTCCTGCGAGGCCTGCCAGTAATGTCTCAGTCCGAAGACCGCAAGATGCTGCTCGACCCCGGCTTCGAGCTGACGCTGCGCCCGATGCGCTACCCGTCGTTCTACGACCGGTACCGGGACGCGATCAAGAACACCTGGACCGTGGAAGAGGTGGACCTGCACTCGGACGTCGCCGACCTGGCGAAGCTGAGCGAGGGCGAGCGGCACATGATCGGCCGGCTGGTCGCGTTCTTCGCGACCGGTGACTCGATCGTCGCGAACAACGTGGTGCTGAGCCTCTACAAGCACATCAACTCCCCGGAGGCGCGGCTGTACCTGTCGCGTCAGCTGTTCGAGGAGGCCGTGCATGTGCAGTTCTACCTGACGCTGCTCGACACGTACCTGCCCGACCCGGAGGACCGCGCGGCGGCCTTCGCGGCGGTCGAGAACATTCCGTCGATCGCGCAGAAGGCCAAGTTCTGCTTCAAGTACATGAACGCGGTCGACCACATCGACTCGCTGCAGACGAAGGAGGACAGGCGGGCGTTCCTGCTCAACCTGATCTGCTTCGCGGCGTGTGTGGAGGGTCTGTTCTTCTACGGCGCGTTCGCGTACGTGTACTGGTTCCGGTCGCGTGGTCTGCTGCACGGTCTGGCGACGGGCACCAACTGGGTGTTCCGCGACGAGTCCATGCACATG
The genomic region above belongs to Streptomyces sp. 1331.2 and contains:
- a CDS encoding ribonucleotide-diphosphate reductase subunit beta, whose amino-acid sequence is MSQSEDRKMLLDPGFELTLRPMRYPSFYDRYRDAIKNTWTVEEVDLHSDVADLAKLSEGERHMIGRLVAFFATGDSIVANNVVLSLYKHINSPEARLYLSRQLFEEAVHVQFYLTLLDTYLPDPEDRAAAFAAVENIPSIAQKAKFCFKYMNAVDHIDSLQTKEDRRAFLLNLICFAACVEGLFFYGAFAYVYWFRSRGLLHGLATGTNWVFRDESMHMDFAFSVVDTVREEEPDLFDEEMGKQVTEMLEEAVEAELQFAQDLCGEGLPGMNTASMREYLQAVADQRLARLGLPIRYGSANPFGFMELQNVQELTNFFERRVSAYQVAVEGSVAFDDDF